Genomic DNA from Setaria italica strain Yugu1 chromosome V, Setaria_italica_v2.0, whole genome shotgun sequence:
catGCCTATTGTTAGAGGTGATATCCTGCTTGTATGATCATACGCCAGGGCTACAACGGTTTCATATAAGCCATACCAGTAAATGCGAAGTCAGATGTTTGTACACCCATGTTGCTTACTTCTCCTTGACAATTCAATATTTGCCTTCTCTCATCATCCATTTCCTTGACTCCATCCAATCCCACAACATCCAAAGGCACCTCATCAAGATCTGGGATGCAAATTGTAAATGCTTAAAGACATCAATTAAAAAAACTATTGAACATCATGTCAAGGTACTACTATCAGACATGATACAGAGATGTTAGCTGGTAGTATATGATAAGTTCTCGGTGGTCTTGTATAGCTGGGGTTCCTACTAAGCCAATCCCAACATCACCCGATCCAATATCATGAGATATCCCtatgaaagtaaaaaaaaactatatcatAACTTAAGGATCCTACTATACTGACTCACAATTTTTAACGAATGTATAAGATATTGCCTGATTGTCCCACGGGTGGTTCATCACAAGATGGTTCTCCCAGAGGTTCATGCATGACACTGCCTGATTGTCCAAGAGGTTCCAGCATGCCATTGCTTGATTGTCTCTCCCCCTTTTTATGCTGATAATCTTCCCTTGTTTTTGCATTCCGCTCAGCCTTCTTCTCCAATGTCATATTTGCATATCGTTCCCTTGCTTTCTGCCACTTACGTTCTGCATCATCAACATTTTCACCTGCGCTCAAAAGGATACATGGATAAGTCTCTTTAATATGTTATGTGCAACTAGAACATTGGGATTCAACCAAAGATGAAACCAGAACATTGGGATTCAACCAAAGATTAGATACCTTCTTTAGGTCTCTTAACGTTACGGATCAATGCTCCGCTTACGTGCGTGTTCGTTGCATCTCCAAGCACGGCTCGACAACCCATCTTGATCAGATATCATGTAATGAAAGATCCGATGGATGTATATACTGTCGGCATGTAAAAAAAGAATTTATCATTGTTTGTAGAGCAACCCAGGTAACATGATGCAATGATAATGGAATATACGTAACGGCAAAAAGTCAGCCGCATAAACACAAGAAATAGGGATTGACGTATTCATGTATAATGCAGATAATGTCATGAACTCAAACCATCATGGATTATCACTNNNNNNNNNNNNNNNNNNNNNNNNNNNNNNNNNNNNNNNNNNNNNNNNNNNNNNNNNNNNNNNNNNNNNNNNNNNNNNNNNNNNNNNNNNNNNNNNNNNNGCAGAGTATGGAAGGgaaggagaccatggagaaaATTAGGAACGGAATTAAAGTAACTCTTAAAAGGAAGGCTCCCAATACGAAGGCTACCAATCAATCAAGAGCATGTAAAGGAAGGAAACCGCGAAGAAAATCATGGAGTCGCGTGACAGCATAGCATGGAAAAGGAAGGGGACTATGGAGAAAAATTAGGAACGAAATTAAATTAAAGGCTCTCAATAGGAAGGTTATCAATCAATCAAGAGCGTGTAAAGGAAGGAAACCACGGAGAAAATCATGGAGTTGTGGAACGGCAGAGCATGAAAAAGGAAGGAGATATCGGTAAAAAAACATAAGGAACATGATTGGCGCATGAGAGGGTACACACGGGAAGGTAACGAGAAAAGAAAGGTGAGAAAAACTAGAGGTTTTTGGCAAAATCATTTTCTATCATCCATTTTTTTCGCGCTCCCACCCTTCGTTACACCTTTTCGTTACCCTCCTagcctgacaagtgggtcctCTACAAAAAGGTATATAAAGGTATAAGGGGTGTAATTCTAGATGAGAATTGTTTTCAATTTGCTCACTCTTTATAGTATAggtattataaaaataaaaaataattgaaaatctTTCACGTCAAAATTGGGATAACCGGATCCCTCGCACTGGATCCAACATGCGTTTTTTTCTCATCAAATTCGCGAGTTGGGTGATGTTTCCGCCCAAAAACGTTTTTTTCTCACGTCACGATGCTTCTACCCGCCCGCTGTACCCGCGGCTTCCCCGCATGACCCGCATCGCGCCGTTCGCCCGTTCCCTTCCCAATCCGCATCGCACCGCCCCAACCAatcccctcccttctctcttcctccaCGCTCCGGTTCTTCCCAGACTCCCAGTCCCCTCGCCCGAATCGGCCCCGAGCGACCGAGACTCCTGCCGCGGCGCCGCCTCTCTATCCTCCAGTAAATTAAATCCATGGGCGGCCAAACGGATTCCCGCCCCCTCCGAGTTCATGCCGCTCGCTTCCCGGCCCGCTCCCGCCCGAGGCGCGGCTTGGCGAGCTCTGGGCGGATGCCGCGGGGAGAGCGGCGTTCTCCTGGCAGCTCTCGCGGAGCCGCTCCGGGCCGCGGAGCAGGAGCGCGCGGCGATAGGGGTCCGCTTCAAGGCAGTGTGGGAATCATCTTCTTCTCGGAGCGTTACGTATCACGTCCATGTCCCCGCCCGCTGTGCGATCATTCGATCGAGCGTCATAGCGGTGGCCGGTACAACGATCGGCAGTGGCGACAACAAAAGGTGTACATCCCGGCTTTCCCAAATCCNNNNNNNNNNNNNNNNNNNNNNNNNNNNNNNNNNNNNNNNNNNNNNNNNNNNNNNNNNNNNNNNNNNNNNNNNNNNNNNNNNNNNNNNNNNNNNNNNNNNNNNNNNNNNNNNNNNNNNNNNNNNNNNNNNNNNNNNNNNNNNNNNNNNNNNNNNNNNNNNNNNNNNNNNNNNNNNNNNNNNNNNNNNNNNNNNNNNNNNNNNNNNNNNNNNNNNNNNNNNNNNNNNNNNNNNNNNNNNNNNNNNNNNNNNNNNNNNNNNNNNNNNNNNNNNNNNNNNNNNNNNNGATCAGACGCGACGTTCAGTCTGCCAAAGATCAGATGCGACGTTCAGTCTGCCAAAGATACCTTCCGGGTTCCTACTGGCTCCTGTCCAATTTCTACTCTCTTCAGTGCACATCTGTGACTAATTGCACTAATTGATCGATGTTGTAGTTTTTTGGTGAGAAAAAACTACGAGTCTATGAGCAAGACCGTCAATTCGTCACgtttaatgtttttttttgaagggtAACGTTTAATGTTTTTAAGGCACAGTGATTTGATACGTTTAAAAATTTCTTGGGAGCGCTGCTTGTTGCTGGCCCACTGGATTGATTTGGTTGGTGGGTCGGTTTTCATGCGTTGAGGACGTGGTTTTAATCTGAACATCGGAATGCAATgccctttttttaaaaaaaaaagtaaacaaattggaaaagaacaaaagaaagagTTATCACCTCCAAATAATTCATGTTAGTCTGATAATGTGATTTACCTGGTCCCAAAGTATTTGTTTTTTTCTCAATCATCTCAGTATTGTTCTCCAAATCTGGTTGGAACATGAACAGACACGAATAACTTCTTAATTTGCAATTTAAAAATCTTCTTGATTTTAGATCTATGAATACTGAAATTTAGGCACGTGCGTGCTGCACGTGCATCATTGCAAGTATTGAGAAAttagcaaaaataaaaaacaaattgaAATAGAAGTCAAAATGTAGCACAACATGAGGTCATGCAATAGCAAATACTACCtctgtatcaaaatatttgtcgttGTTGACTTTTGATCATAATGTatgaccattcatcttattttATCATCTATTTTATTTGTGACTTACTTTACCATTATAGGTGTTTTAAGTATGACTTATCTTTTTTATGTttgtaataatttttttaataagatgaatggtcaaacatGGTAAGAAAAGTCAACAGCGACAAATCTAATTTCTATGTTTCTTGTCCTCCTAGAAGAGATGGAGGTTGGGTTTTTGAcatgaaaaagtgtattttttatCCCCCAAGCATTGCTAAAGTGTGATATTCATCtctcatgtttcatttggtgcaaatcaaccccttaactaactaaattGGTGCATTTATCTTCCTaccttagtttaacaatggTTTAGTACCATCTGGTTTATGCCACGTAATCATATGCCTAATCACTACTTAGCGTAATATGCCGAGCCGAAGACAGAAAGCTCGCCAAAAAAATAAGTAAATCCTCTAAATtggctacccataaagattTTATCGAAAAATTTGACGAAACTAATTCACACCAAACTTTTGATTCAACATTAGACATGACAAAGCAGTGATTAGTAAGATGATTACATGGCCTAAACCGATATTATATGATCCTAAACCATCATTAAATAAAGTTaggatgataaatgcaccgaTTTGGTTAGTTAAGGGGttaatttgcaccaaatgaaacatgagggatgaatatcacacttttgcaatacatGAGGATGAAAAAtatactttttctttttttataaggGATGGAGGTTGGTTAGATTGTGAAAAACGAATGTATTAGCCTTCTTCACCCTATAACCATCTTAAAGATGCTACAAAATATATTAGATTATACTCCATCCTTCACAAATTGTAGGTAGTTTTGACATCTTTAGATCcatagattttactatatatctagacatagtatctgtctaggtgcatagcaaaaattatgaattaaaaaatactaaaataacctacaatttgggatggagggagtagaatcTAAGCCAATGTGCTAGCTAGCTCCCATTGCATTTGGGGGAATTTAACTATACATATGAAATTCACCTAAAAATATCAACTAAAAATATCAATATGAGAGTGACTTGGTTCTGTGTCGCCAATTTTACTTATGCTAATGCCCTTTGCTAGCTAGGTTTAGGACATGGGGATCCCCCCGACGGTGGCGGCATCTAAGCTTGATGTGAAGGAATGAAAGATAGAGGGTGAGAGTGAGTTAGTAAGACTTAAGAGCGATGAACAAGCTAAGCTTTGTATGCATGGGATTGATCGGTCCTAGAACAAGTTTTACAATATAGGAGACTAGAGCCATTAGCTTGTAAAAGGTTAAAATATGCTATAGGATTCCTTCGACGTAGTTGCATCTGCAGCTGTATCACTGACGTGTGGATCTGGACCCACATGCCAGTGACTCAACCGCAGGGAGATGTACTTCAGAGGACCCCTATCCAAAATATGGGGGAGGTACCTCTTGCTAGTGGGCCAAAGAGTAGGGCCATGTCTCTAGGGGCTAGTCCGTTGGTGGAAAGATATTTTCTTGTATCTCTTGTATGGAATAATGTTGATATACAATAAAATAATAGCTTTGCTATGTCATAGCATGTCACAGCTCACCTGAGTTTCTTACAGTGATAGAGATGAGTGCGTACATTGTATGTGTTTTTCTACTCTATGTTTTGTAAAAGGAAAAGTCATTCATAAAGGCGAAATGAGAGGCATTGGTGTAGAGATAGGTGCTCTTGTAAGGAAATGATTTTGTCATGAAGACGAAGTGGTCTATAAGGAATTAGGTGGGAGCAGATCAAAGAATAATAATATGCTGGAAATGTAGGGTAAGAACAAACTGGAAGAAAAACTTAGTGTCAGCTCAGAGAAAAAGGACAGGGATTAGTGATTAGGGTATGATactaggaaaaaaaatcacGCGTGGCTAATCCATCGTGTATAAGCACTGACAAATACAATCCAATGTACTTGTACAGACACGCCGCCACAATAAACATATATATTTGGATGAATACACTTTATCTAAATAGGACAAAGGGATTTCAAAGTAAGCAATGCAACGTGAGGGCGTGAACAGTATCACACAATCATATAAATTGGATTCGTACTTAAAAATTGAAGGTGAAGGCTATTCACCGTTGAGCACAAATCTAATAAGCAAAATAAACAATGGAGCTACTAGCGCCCATACGTCCAATGGGAATTTTTTCATCGGACGTTCCGTCGCAATAGTGAAAATGAACTTCTGCAATATTAGAAACTACTATCTGGAACACTAAAAAGATGTGTATAAAAATGACTCTTTCGTCCGACTCAGGTATAGAAAATTCCTGCCGCAACATGACACCATGTTTCATAAAACATCCACAGAGAATGACATCACGTGAAAACAAAGTTTGCAACATCATGATTTACTTTgcaacattttaaaaaatatagtcATAACATATTAAAATTACTATTGCAACATTCTGAAAGTACATTTTTATTGAAAATATCAGTGAAATAAATATAATTAGTTAATTAGACTAGAAAGGTGTATCATGGAAAAATAGCTATTGAAACATCTAAAATAAATCCTTGCAACATTCCAAGATAGTCGTCAAAACTTCCCGTCACACCTCTAACATCCCGAAAATAACCACATCAACATCACATATTAACCGAAATCCCTTGCGACATCATTGTACACCTATCGCAATAAAAACACACAAACAAAATTTCCACGGCAATATTCATGCTGCAACATCATCACGTGTCTGTCGCAACAAAATCACACTTTAAAAATTCCCACAGCAACACTGTTGCTGGGTTGGGACGTCCGATTTTTTTTGTTGGGGGCATCGGACGTCCTGACCCTAGAATTACCGAATAAACAATAAGAAATAAGCTGAAACGTCCGAAAGTCATTTGCTTAAGGAAAGATATTATGCAGTGTGCATTTCCAGGGAAAAAGAAGCCCTTTCCAGCATGACCTCCAATTCTCCAACGGTGGCACGGTGCCATGCTCCGATCTCTGGCATGGTGCCATTGCAATTGCCAACCCAGCCCCGTTCCCATCCAATCGCGACCGTTCCTCGAACCCATCAACAAACTTCCCACACGTGCCACCTCACGCGCGCGCGTCTCCTCGCCACGCTCTCCTTCGCCCGCCCCGACTCACGCGCGCGGGCCCCCGACCCGATCCCGTCCGTCCATCACACCCGCGCACGAACCTTGAcgcgcaccaccaccactaccCACTCCTCGACTCGCCGCCCGAACAGCCCCTCCCCCGTCCCCTAGTATTTCCACCCCTCGCCGTCTCCATCTCCGGGTCAGATCGGATCGCGCCCATCTCcatttccgccgccgccgccgccgagagaGAGCCGGACCCCGCCCCCACCCACCACCATGTGGCGCCgcctccaaaccctagcccccaCCCTGCGccgggccgccaccgccgccgcctccagccccGCGGCGCCCGCCTCCTCTGcagcccgcgccgcccctctctcctcggcggccgccgccttccgccgcACCAGCCCGCTCCTCTCAGGTAAGGATCTCGTCCCCCCGGATCTCGGTTCCCTGGCGACGCCCGTCGCTGATCGAGTGGCGGTGGCCGCGTGGGTGTGCTGCAGGGGACAAGCCGGCGACGGTGGAGGACGTCATGCCCATCGCCACGGGGCTCGAGCGGGAGGAGCTGGAGGCCGAGCTCCAGGTGAGATGGTCCGGTCCCTTTTCGGGGGCCCGTTGAGGGGCGTTGGAGTGGAATGCGCATCCGATTTGGGTCTTGCAAATGGGTTCTGATTCCTCGATCTGGTCTGGGTTTTGCAGGGGAAGAAGCGGTTTGACATGGATGCACCTGTCGGCCCCTTCGGTACCAAGGTGAGTTGGCGGTTGTAGATTTGATCGTTGTTTCAGATGTTCTTGGATCGGGACCATACATGGAGGCGATTTTTAGGTTTATTAGAGTAATCAGATGCTTCATTTATTGGTAGTGTAATGAAATGTCTCGGATGCATAGTTCTGATAATTGATAGTATTTGTGTAATTACTTGCAAGTGCTGCAAGGTAATTGCATTATTATTAGGGGAAATGCACTATGTTGTGTTGTCTTGATGCGTCGTTGTCAGTATTCACGCTTTGTTGTTTGATTGAACTACGCTCGAGTAATGATTAATCTTATTTATCATACATTGTTTTTAAAATTTGGGGTCACATGCAATATCTTGTGGCTTGTGTTTTTCATCTTTTCTGGTCATGTCTCTACCATACCATATTTTCTACTGAATTTTTTTGTTACTACTGTTGTGTGCGATTATGCAAATCATTCACATTTTCCTAGCTACGTTTATGACTAGAGCTGGGAGGCTGTGAGCATTGCTTGGCTGTGAATAGCTACTTTTGTGACGAGCTGGGAGGCTGTGAGCCTGGTTGGCTGCTTTAGCAAGTTGCTTTCCACGTATTAGACCGATTATTGTTGTTTCAAACTACCATGTGTTAGACACCATATATTATCTTTAACGCTGCAGCCTTCTTAATATCTACTACCTGACCAATAATACAGTTCAATTTCGAGgttataaaaaaatatctacGTTAGTATTTGGACTGGCTCAAAATAATTGCTGTATACTCATGCTTATGTTCCCTTTCCCATTTCTATCTGTTTTTGGAATAACCATGGGCTATGTTCTTTTCATAATCATGCTGCAATGATGACAGATTAATACAATTGTGCGGTGCACTTGCTTACTTCAGAACTATTGTATGTCTATGCTTTAACAGAATGACTTTTGAATGACAGGTGCTTACCTTCACAGTGTTGTCATAATCCTGCGTCTGATACCACTAATTCTTTGGCTCATACTTAAATCACAATAGGAGTCTGATATACAGAATTCATTCTGTTCTAAAATGCTATATGGACTAAAACTTGATAAGTTAACAGTGCAATGGAAAAGTTTTAACCATCGACATAAGTTTTAAAATCTCTTTTTTAAGTAAGTCTGCATCATGGTTGTGTCATTTTGATTTGTAACTCAGCCTTGCTATCAAGATTCTTAGATTCATATTACATGTATTATATCAAATTCTTTGTGTAACTCTTGACATCAAGTGCACTGATTTAACTTCCACCCTATATGTGCTGTAGCATTCGTACACACCTATTTATTGTCTGCACAATGTTCTTTTCTGGAAGTATGAAGATTGAAGAACAAGAATCAAATAGCTATGATATATATGTACCTCGGCTTGCATTTGACTTCCTTTTTTTGGATGATCTGGTTGTTGATTTTGTTATTTGATTTTAGAATTTTACATATCCATTCTATGAAGTAGTTCATAGACCTGGTAACGGTACTtgtttacaatttttttttcctcgaacatgCAGGAGAACTGCATATCGTTGTATTAATAGATAGAAAAAAGGGTCCAAATACATCCCAATTCTATGGCTTGAGTTAGTTTTTTCTTACGTTCTCGCCTTTTTACCATTTATTGCGTAAATCTGGTACTGGATGCAAATACAGATAGTTTCACTGTCTATCTTCTTTCTCACCTTTAGCAGTGGATCTAAACAGCAAGAGTTTCTTACCTTCTTTCTCATGTACTCTGCACTGTGTTATTCATTGCTTCATTTGATGCTGTTACTGCAGGAGGAACCAGCTGTCATTGAGTCCTACTACAACAAGCGGATAGTCGGTTGCCCTGGTGGTGAAGGAGGTAAGTCAGTGTTGTCCTTGGCCTTCCATTTGTTTAAACTAAGTGGCAGGTGTGAACCAATTGTGTGACAAATTGTTTTTCTAACCTTTCCTCACCTTCTTAATTTGCAGAGGATGAACACGATGTTGTATGGTTTTGGTTGAAAAAAGATGAGCCACATGAGTGTCCAGTCTGCTCTCAATACTTTGTGGTAATTTAATTGCTAAATTGCTGTTTAACACAAGTACGACTTTATTACCACTCTGCACTATTCTGTGCCGTGTTAATCTCATAGTGTTGCTTGCTTTGTGCAGCTTAAGGTCATTGGTGATGGTGGAGATCCAGATggtcatgatgatgatgatgaaggacaTCACTAAGGATGCCTCGTGGTTCTGAAAACAAGAATTTGATGAGGCAGATGATTTCACTATACTTCTTTTCTAGCACCAGACTGCTCTACGGGGTCCTTGTTTATGAATAGACAATTGGCCATCAAGCAGGTGGTAGTTTTCACCTAGGGATTTTGTCCAAACAAAAGCTTTTTGCGATTTGACCCATGCATTTCTTTCAGAGCATCATCGAATAAAAGATGACTGCATCAGATTGCTTTCTTTTGTTATCTAATGCCCATCGGGTGTGATGGACATGTTATATTCAGTCATGCAACAGCCCTATTTCTCTGCTTAGTGTGGCGGGCAGTTTACAAAAGGCCTCCTAAATCTTTGACAAGTTTGAAGCTAGAGTCTGGTGATCCATGATTTTATGACTATGAGAGTGACTGGTTGCGGATTTTTATCCCACAAATAATTGTTTCCGTATTTTTGCTATCCGAATTATCGTGCTATTCTGTGACAGTctacatttttcttttgcaagtgCAAACGGGTAACGAGTACAGCTTGTGGTACGTATGCTGTCAATCATACCAAGCATGAATACAAATGGTGGTATCGATggttataagtttataaccttACCTACAGTCCGGCTGTGTTTTCGTGCGCTGTGCGCAGTGATCTGCCCTAGCTCTTTGCTGTACGTAACATTTGCTGTACAAAATGAAATGGCACGTCAGTTGGGTCATTCGCTGCCCCGTTCCATCTGCATTCTTGTTGAGTGTTTGACCTTTGATTCATGAGATGAGATGGTGCATAATTTAGTACCAGCAGTTGAGACCCGTGTTAACCGCCTGTTTTACATCGTCGTAGTCTCTTCAATCTCTTTTTTAATCATGCATGCTGAAGTAGTCATGTATTTCCGTCAATGGTTGCAGGTATGTCGTACAAAGTACACTCGTACCATGAATTTCCAGAGAGAGCCAAAGGCCAGCTCAGTTAGCATAGATTGGACGAACAGAACGCAGCCTTGTATTGGAATAAGATACCAGCAGCACCTTTGCGACAATTGACTATTGAGCAGCACAAGAGACACTGTAGTGCACAACATTCAGAAAAGGAAGAGGTTCTGCACTGCATCACTTGTTCCTTGTCGATTACCTGTCGTGACAGCATGAGTTGCACAACAAAATTCCAGTTTCGACGAATGGGAAGGCTTGCGAAAAAAAAGCGAAAAAGGTGGGTAATCTGCTTATCTTAGTTCCATTCTTCCCATCACCTTTTCCAATTCTCGCAAAAAAGGTCTCTTTTATCATGTGTCATCTGAACGACAATGCAATACTTTTTTCTGGCTGCAGTAGCCGATTTGAGTTGCTAATTGGCCTGTCTGCTCAACTGGTTACAGCCCCCCTCAGCCATTGCAAAAAGGGGAGAAAGAGAGAGCAACTCTTCTGTGCATTTCATACTCCCCAATCGCCACCTCACTCACTGAAGTCTCTTTTTAACAGCACCAACGTCATCTCACGCACAGTCCGATACCCTATGCCAATACTACCTACACTACACAGATCGAATTATCCCGCAAAAGGCAATTCTTGATCGCGAAAATTATACCACAATATTCCCTGCTCTACGGAAAATCTCAGAAAGGCCAAAGGTTCTTCTTTTTAATTTAATCGGCAGCTCTCGTGCATGAttcgtttttttttaaaaaaaaaattacgcCGGTGAGGTGATCGGTGATGCCAACCGCGTGTATGTGACAGGGACGCCGGATTTGGGAGCGAAGCTGCCTCTAGAGGCGGCGTCCTCGCTGCCCGTTAACTGAAAATATGCTCTAGGTGAATAATGGGTGATGATGTGGAGGTGGCAGCGCCAATGTTCCGCCCATGCTCCGCCGCTGGTGGCAGatcaccggccggcggcgaaggcgacACCAGCACGACACGACGCCCGGGCACAGAATTGTCGTCAGTATGAAGGAGATCAGATTCTTTACTAGGTTTGGCGACTTCTCGAGCCTCAAGTGTTCTGCAGATCGCCCTTTGCGAGATGGTGTCTAGCTGTTCCGATGTTCTTCTTCCTTCTACCTACCCCATCCCTTCCTTTCTCAGCCGCTGTATGTACTGGGCTTTCCTTTGATGTACATGAAACTGACATCTTGTGCTAGGATATGGTATTCTCTGAGTTTTCGATAAAAAGAAAAGTGGAGAACGGAAAAAGAAAGGGATTATTGTGCCTGAATTATTCTCCCCTATTCCATAACCCTTCCAGCTAGTGTTCTAGTGATTCAGAATAGTGGCAAATAGGCGCGGAAAAGAAGGGCGCCAAGAACACGAGAGAAATTCCCGCGGCGTCTGCTGAATcggatgatggtgacaatgccACTCTCTCCTTTCCATGCCGTGTTACTTTCAGGCATTAATTCGAGGACAGAGGAGGATTACGTATGCGCATAGTCTCTTCGGATGCCTCATATATACTTTTACAGAGGAGGCATGGCATTTCATTTTGTCACCTCAAATGACTAGAGAAACTTAAGTGGCAAACGAGATAAAATTCCTTTCCCCTTCAATCTCGACGGTATAGTAATTAATGGAAATGCGCACCATGCGTAGGTCCTTTCATGTGAAAAAAAGTGTGAAACGATGGTTTAATACACACCATCATATTctgttggaatttttttttcacttttcttttttgcttgtTCAGTGCATCCAGATGGAGTTACTGCAAGCGGAATGAACCTCTAACTGTGGCTTTTCTGCGGCTTGAAACTCATGGTATTCTGATCATTAAATAAACTCACAGGATGCTGACAAAAAGTTTCACATAGATTGGTTCCACACCCAAAGATGGAATAAAATCCGTTATTTGAAACATTATTATATGTGTGTGCATGTGAAAAGCTGGATTTGAAGCTAACAATGTTATAGTTTTTTTTAGCTTTTGATGCCGTGTTCTTTTTTCCTCCACATGCAAGAACATTTATCACAGCTCAGAAGAAGCCAGATAAACGGAACAACTTCTGTTCTGGATTATTCAAGGTTGATCAGAGTATATGTTCAGCACTAAATCCACTTtaatttccttttccttcctaAAAGACTTTCAAATGCCTCAAAGTGCTAACACTGAATAAAAAGTACAAAATCAAATACATAAAAGAAACACAGCAGAATTAAGAAGGGAAATAAAGTACAGAAACGGGTTTACTCGAGAATTTTCAGGTGAGGTCCTGTAATTACAACCGGCAGGAGAATTTGGAGACTTTATAAGATGGCATTATTCTTTTTTG
This window encodes:
- the LOC101759215 gene encoding putative cytochrome c oxidase subunit 5b-like; translated protein: MWRRLQTLAPTLRRAATAAASSPAAPASSAARAAPLSSAAAAFRRTSPLLSGDKPATVEDVMPIATGLEREELEAELQGKKRFDMDAPVGPFGTKEEPAVIESYYNKRIVGCPGGEGEDEHDVVWFWLKKDEPHECPVCSQYFVLKVIGDGGDPDGHDDDDEGHH